A region of Geminocystis sp. M7585_C2015_104 DNA encodes the following proteins:
- the cheB gene encoding chemotaxis-specific protein-glutamate methyltransferase CheB gives MTIKVLLVEDSPVALTIIRRIIESAEDMTLVGTARSGVEALELLSKVKPDIVCTDLMMPRMNGLELIHKIMTTNPVPILVISGCIQEDDENNIFQLLEAGAVDIFPKPASGTLQEYDSIRERLLEKIRVIAGVKVFTKRVRPARIRLVDPWEKPVKVHKPPATPLQEATQSSTSPIAVVALAASTGGPQAFQEVLGSLPADFPVPLLCVQHISTGFLKGFLEWLQGNIPLPVVIAKTGEKPQPGKVYFPPERMHLRIDGQGRFYCGDDTPVDNHNPSATVLFETVAHYYGPSAVGVLMTGMGRDGARGLLTLKQKGGYTIAQDESSSIVFGMPQEAIKLGAVHKVLPLPHIAPHLLKLLQSRGFLSSPDSLSGV, from the coding sequence ATGACCATCAAAGTACTACTAGTGGAAGACTCTCCCGTAGCCCTCACCATAATAAGACGTATTATTGAAAGTGCAGAGGATATGACACTGGTGGGCACGGCGAGGAGTGGGGTGGAAGCCCTGGAATTGCTGTCCAAAGTGAAACCAGACATTGTCTGCACCGACTTGATGATGCCGAGGATGAACGGGTTGGAGTTAATCCACAAGATAATGACCACCAACCCGGTGCCCATCCTGGTCATCAGCGGCTGTATTCAAGAAGACGACGAGAATAATATATTCCAACTTCTAGAAGCCGGCGCCGTAGACATCTTCCCCAAACCTGCTAGTGGGACTCTACAAGAATACGACTCTATCCGCGAGCGATTACTGGAGAAAATCCGTGTAATTGCAGGGGTCAAGGTCTTCACAAAAAGGGTTCGTCCTGCTAGAATAAGACTGGTGGATCCCTGGGAAAAACCGGTCAAAGTCCACAAGCCCCCGGCAACGCCGTTACAAGAAGCAACACAGTCCAGTACGAGCCCAATAGCAGTGGTGGCCCTGGCAGCTTCTACGGGGGGCCCCCAGGCCTTTCAGGAGGTGTTAGGCAGTCTGCCAGCGGATTTCCCGGTGCCTCTTCTCTGCGTCCAACACATTAGTACAGGCTTTTTGAAGGGGTTTTTGGAGTGGTTGCAGGGTAATATCCCTCTGCCCGTGGTAATAGCAAAAACAGGGGAAAAACCACAACCCGGCAAGGTATACTTCCCCCCGGAAAGAATGCATCTTAGAATTGACGGCCAAGGACGATTTTACTGCGGCGATGACACCCCCGTAGACAACCACAACCCCTCCGCTACTGTTCTCTTTGAAACTGTGGCCCACTACTATGGCCCCTCCGCCGTAGGCGTTTTAATGACGGGCATGGGCAGAGACGGTGCCAGAGGCCTTCTCACCCTCAAACAAAAAGGCGGTTATACCATCGCCCAGGACGAATCTTCCTCTATCGTCTTTGGCATGCCCCAGGAAGCCATCAAACTCGGTGCCGTCCACAAAGTCCTTCCCCTCCCCCACATCGCCCCTCATCTCCTTAAACTTCTCCAATCCCGTGGCTTTCTCTCCTCTCCCGATTCCTTAAGTGGTGTTTAG
- a CDS encoding tetratricopeptide repeat protein yields the protein MNTEIISPRLREEFVSLIAQQTGIEIKSQNYGAMGDCIINRMRELNLPNPESYYELLASETSESEEEWQRFVCLITNKESYFFRDKGQFKLLRQVILPELIRNNQRIKTLRICSAGCSTGQEPYSVAILIRELIPDWEDWQVDIIGLDINRESLKQAQKALYNTWSFRQVEEEIKRRYFKNLGGYYQLNEEIKRLVRFRQFNLVRDEMPNAEMGLSDMDLIICRNVFIYFTETAIDKVVMKFYNTLRPNGYLITGHAELSNNQVKVFQTKIFPESVVYQRRGGKLPAASVSVSKTNTTTIQPKPQTFRFSTPQSPPPSPLVTMAIPPANSPKPIINPPPPITFVEEELLAEARRLIQQKSYYLAEKKLQTILRQSPHHYTATYLMAEINANLGRYDVARKWCHAAMSLDNLQVKPYLLLAQIEEEEGNIEEAKEALKRVIYLQPDHFMAYLSLANLYQNSGDMDRSKKLRNTALKILERMPKNHKIEELDDISVGDLLRQLQDISA from the coding sequence ATGAATACAGAAATAATTTCTCCAAGGCTAAGAGAGGAGTTTGTCAGCCTTATTGCCCAACAGACGGGGATAGAAATAAAAAGTCAAAACTACGGAGCAATGGGGGATTGTATAATAAATAGGATGCGGGAATTAAACCTGCCAAACCCGGAAAGCTATTACGAATTATTGGCGTCTGAAACCAGCGAAAGCGAAGAGGAATGGCAAAGATTTGTATGTCTAATAACTAATAAAGAAAGCTATTTTTTTAGGGATAAAGGACAATTTAAACTGCTACGACAAGTGATTTTACCCGAATTAATCCGCAACAATCAGAGAATAAAAACGTTACGTATTTGTAGTGCGGGATGTTCTACTGGACAGGAACCATATTCTGTGGCTATCCTTATAAGGGAATTAATACCTGATTGGGAAGACTGGCAAGTTGATATTATAGGACTAGACATTAACAGGGAATCCCTAAAACAAGCGCAAAAAGCACTATATAATACGTGGTCATTTCGACAGGTGGAAGAGGAAATAAAACGGCGTTATTTCAAGAATCTGGGAGGCTACTATCAACTGAATGAAGAAATAAAACGATTGGTGAGATTCAGACAATTCAATCTTGTTAGGGATGAGATGCCAAATGCCGAGATGGGATTGAGTGACATGGATTTAATTATCTGTAGGAATGTGTTTATTTACTTCACCGAGACGGCTATTGATAAGGTGGTAATGAAATTTTATAACACCCTCAGACCCAATGGTTATTTAATCACAGGACATGCAGAATTGAGCAACAATCAGGTGAAAGTCTTTCAAACGAAAATTTTCCCAGAATCGGTAGTATATCAACGCCGTGGTGGCAAATTACCCGCAGCCAGTGTCAGCGTCTCCAAGACAAACACCACTACAATTCAGCCTAAACCCCAAACTTTTAGATTTTCTACACCCCAATCCCCACCTCCATCCCCGCTAGTAACTATGGCTATCCCCCCCGCCAATTCCCCCAAACCAATTATCAACCCTCCACCTCCCATCACTTTTGTGGAGGAGGAATTGCTGGCGGAGGCTAGAAGACTAATTCAGCAAAAATCCTATTACCTAGCCGAAAAAAAGTTACAGACCATTTTAAGACAATCCCCTCACCATTATACTGCCACCTATTTGATGGCGGAAATCAATGCCAATCTTGGCAGGTATGATGTTGCTAGGAAATGGTGTCACGCCGCTATGTCTTTAGACAATTTGCAAGTAAAACCCTATTTACTCCTGGCACAAATAGAGGAGGAAGAGGGGAATATAGAAGAAGCCAAGGAAGCCTTAAAGAGAGTTATTTATCTCCAACCAGATCACTTTATGGCCTATCTTAGTCTAGCAAATTTATATCAAAATAGTGGGGATATGGACAGAAGTAAGAAATTGAGAAACACAGCCTTAAAAATTTTAGAAAGGATGCCAAAGAATCACAAGATAGAAGAATTAGATGACATCTCTGTAGGTGACTTGTTGAGACAGTTACAAGACATTTCGGCTTAA
- a CDS encoding methyl-accepting chemotaxis protein, with product MVGLFKSQKLQDRILRGYSLPLGVLVLFGIVIGTVVQLNNSVREDLARANRVIENMRETVIGASRALRAARGAALFPEELASYQETYGKAREKIEKHAPLALAEIREEKIKELWTEFEKQLGELTEGTDEVMKLLAAGKTQEAVQKIKGIRAAGLDEKADEIIKAENEIIESIGKRAELIGNIAILITLVGIFGGGGFSLVLANNIAKAIAQEIQQAVAQISASAAQIAASMEEQEKTASLQAASVNETTTTMDQLRASAHQSEEQAAAAATAAQEVLRLAQQGNHSVEETVAAMIDLKNKVGAIADQIVRLSEQTSQIGSISSLVNDLAQQTNMLALNASVEAVRAGEYGKGFAVVAEEIRKLAEQSRQSALHIGQLVTDIQNAINTTVMVTDEGTKTANAGMSITENTAKAFSSIVEAINTVAMNNQQILLNIRQQGKAVEQVLEAMEAINKGAQEAAASITQVGAGTAQLSATAKNLESMI from the coding sequence ATGGTAGGCCTATTCAAATCCCAAAAACTACAGGACAGAATACTCCGCGGCTACTCCCTCCCGCTGGGGGTATTAGTGTTGTTCGGCATAGTCATCGGTACTGTTGTCCAATTGAACAATAGCGTAAGAGAAGACCTAGCTCGTGCCAATAGGGTAATAGAAAATATGAGGGAAACAGTAATAGGCGCCTCTCGCGCTTTACGAGCAGCCAGGGGTGCCGCCCTCTTCCCAGAAGAATTGGCTTCTTATCAGGAGACTTATGGGAAAGCAAGAGAGAAAATTGAAAAACATGCCCCCCTTGCCCTGGCGGAAATACGAGAGGAGAAAATAAAAGAACTATGGACAGAATTTGAGAAGCAATTAGGGGAGTTAACAGAAGGAACAGATGAGGTGATGAAATTACTGGCCGCCGGCAAAACCCAAGAGGCTGTTCAAAAAATAAAAGGGATAAGGGCGGCCGGTTTGGATGAAAAGGCGGATGAGATAATAAAGGCAGAAAATGAAATTATCGAGTCCATTGGCAAACGGGCTGAATTGATAGGAAATATAGCTATACTGATAACCCTGGTAGGGATTTTTGGGGGTGGTGGTTTTAGTCTGGTACTGGCCAACAACATTGCTAAAGCCATTGCCCAGGAAATTCAACAGGCGGTGGCTCAAATTTCTGCCTCCGCCGCCCAAATTGCCGCCTCTATGGAGGAACAGGAGAAAACGGCCAGTTTACAGGCGGCATCAGTGAATGAGACTACCACCACCATGGACCAGTTGAGGGCCTCGGCACACCAGTCAGAAGAACAAGCCGCCGCCGCCGCCACCGCTGCCCAAGAGGTACTACGGTTGGCCCAACAGGGGAATCATTCTGTAGAAGAGACGGTGGCCGCTATGATAGACCTGAAGAACAAAGTGGGCGCCATCGCCGACCAAATTGTCCGTCTCTCCGAACAAACTAGTCAAATCGGCAGTATATCCTCTCTGGTAAACGATTTAGCCCAACAAACCAACATGCTAGCCCTAAACGCCTCAGTGGAGGCAGTGAGGGCCGGGGAATATGGAAAGGGCTTTGCCGTGGTGGCCGAAGAAATACGGAAACTAGCCGAACAAAGTCGTCAATCCGCCTTGCATATTGGTCAACTAGTAACAGATATCCAGAATGCCATTAATACCACCGTAATGGTAACCGACGAAGGCACAAAAACTGCCAATGCCGGCATGTCCATCACGGAAAACACGGCCAAGGCCTTTTCTTCCATTGTGGAAGCCATCAACACTGTGGCCATGAATAACCAACAAATCCTTCTCAATATCCGTCAACAGGGCAAGGCAGTAGAACAAGTTTTGGAGGCCATGGAGGCCATCAATAAAGGGGCACAGGAGGCCGCCGCTAGCATTACCCAGGTAGGAGCAGGTACTGCCCAGTTAAGTGCCACCGCAAAAAATCTGGAGTCCATGATCTAA